In Anopheles arabiensis isolate DONGOLA chromosome 2, AaraD3, whole genome shotgun sequence, the genomic window AAACTGAGCCAAGCATTCAATGCACTGGTATGGTCGTTCATCCGCATGTTCGCCTAAATGGATCATCCAAGTCTCACGGTCAGGAAAAAGTTTGCTACAGACCATGCAACGGTGATCCTTACCCCCACTGGTAGCCTCTAATTCGGTTTTCAACAAATGTGGCGTAGACGTCGAGTCGGTACTGCTGTGAAATTCTCCCATTAGCTCTCCAATTCCATTCAAACTAGTTATAGCTTCTGCAATAATACTGCTCTCCGTAAGACAATCATCATTTGCGTAGTCTTCACTAGCTCCTAGGCCGGTGCAGCTTCCTCCGCCAGGGGGGATAAAATGTACACCATCTTCTTCCGTCATTTCTACTTTCACTGTAATCTGCTCCAGCAGACCGCGCTTGGTACGAATGATTTCGTCACAATGTTTACTTCGTTGTTGAAACTGATGAATCTCATCTAATATCGACAGGCACGCAAAACATAGTCCGGCTGGATAGTCGTCCCGCACACTAATATGTATACCGGCGCAGTTCCGTATCTTTTCGGTCATTTCACGTATCAGTCCCCCGTTCTGTGGGAAGAGCGGATGAACATTGGTTTCGGAGAAACACAATCGACAGTAGGTCTCTGGATTATCGTTGGGCCTGTAACAATCGAGAAAAGCAAGAACATTAACATGCAAACATGCAAATATCACCTACATATCCGGTATATAAATGTGATTATAATGCGGAGGAGCGGTCAGAACAGCACCATTCGTCAGTTTTCCTTACACGTCTTCCCGAAGTTCGGATTCggaactgttttttgtttgcgttgtcTGCTCCATATTGCACTTTTCGATATTGCTGAACATTGCCAATTACTGGCAAACCTACAACGTTTTATCTTTATACTGCCAGCAACGGGATACCAaagaggtttttttcttcgagAACCTTGGATTTATGGGATAAAGATCCGATAAGAAACTATCTATTTACAAATAGCATTTTAAGTAGCGATAATTTGTTTACATGTCATTCGGAGACAACAGAacgaaaaaagataaaacgaGTAAAACAATCTGTCAAGCAAAAAGttgacatttttgacagcttgtCATTAACTGAATTTTCTGTTTAACAACAACTAGggcggcgctctggcaccaatcgaacacgacagcCAACATgaaaaatcaagcaaaatcTTCAATGCcgaaccatacaacagtacaggggaaatgagaaagctctcctccaagcgaggaagctccacTGATTGGATATCCCACCAACAGGTGGCGCCACCAGCCTTTTGCTATTTTAAGAAtacatgagtcgtttgccgtctgtaAAACGAAGTCTTTGTATATTCCGTTTAGTTATAGAGCTTGAGTCATTTAGAATCcatttagtggtcgtttagtggatttatGGCACTTGGGATCCAAATAACCATGTTCAGATGGGATCCAAAACCATAAAACCCTGTTTACACATGTCAATGGCCAGTAGCGAACCCATCGAACTCCTTTCAAAATTATATGGAGTTGAGGGTACGATGGGTTCGATGGATGAGTCTTCCATCACTTGCGGGTATCCAGTAGCTCAGTTTTGAAAGGTTGGAGAGGGCTAATGTAAGGACACGGTAAATGTTACGTACGGGTACAATGTCTAGTCATACGTGTTGTAGGATAAATCAAAGTATCAAACGAAGCTAGATAATCGCTactggaa contains:
- the LOC120900084 gene encoding zinc finger protein 570-like yields the protein MFSNIEKCNMEQTTQTKNSSESELREDVPNDNPETYCRLCFSETNVHPLFPQNGGLIREMTEKIRNCAGIHISVRDDYPAGLCFACLSILDEIHQFQQRSKHCDEIIRTKRGLLEQITVKVEMTEEDGVHFIPPGGGSCTGLGASEDYANDDCLTESSIIAEAITSLNGIGELMGEFHSSTDSTSTPHLLKTELEATSGGKDHRCMVCSKLFPDRETWMIHLGEHADERPYQCIECLAQFREKRSLARHMKAVHEEVRDRQCPYCPKSFKYSHHLRYHIRTHTGEKPYVCEICNDCFSQHIQWKRHMLKHQQIRKPPPPITITPRNIPVEEPKTIKCEFCPRVFSRLQDYRRHQPSHNAHNLNLSSLQHHAQLHHFQQQQQHHPLPQQPTLHQHDLTLQHHQHANHIQHDNVSQQLGTQLPLRE